Proteins from a single region of Segatella copri:
- a CDS encoding RagB/SusD family nutrient uptake outer membrane protein — protein MKKIYLALGIAASMMFSSCSDFLDQEPSVELPTESAITTTSDLRNAVNGIAYVLTESRMTYASEFALFADTRCNDFKVTADNNQLGELRFYMYNSKGSFNDNAYFAFYQALGNVNSALKSIESGKVEGDAAEINDYKGQLLAWRGMLHFDLARMFCHIPTTVENPASELGLVLSDQVFDKGYKGTRTDLASTYTFIIKQFTDALPLFKKKPENGYFNYYAALGLRARAYLYNGQYAEALADAKEVIGKGGYKMLNRDNYVEAWTKEKADETILEFLQTEKYNQQRYAPGYYCDASGYSENAFNEEGYLYKYLVTQIDSVKDDAGKVKQVNYKDIRAGLVKNQSAASYKKTAGFYPNKYPGRNGNLYVNNTKLLRLSEMYLIAAEAQWHLDNPGSYDLAKTSAKAAQYINAIDKNRIADYTDKASVTLADILHEYEIEMFCENQITFAYWRNHQSVTNQANQEIKYNDYRTIMAIPQSEIDYNKALQQNPEY, from the coding sequence ATGAAAAAGATATATTTAGCATTGGGTATTGCCGCTAGCATGATGTTCTCATCATGCAGCGACTTCCTGGACCAGGAGCCATCTGTTGAGTTGCCTACTGAGTCAGCTATCACAACTACATCAGACTTGCGTAATGCAGTAAATGGTATTGCTTATGTATTGACAGAAAGCAGAATGACTTATGCATCAGAATTCGCTCTCTTCGCAGATACTCGTTGCAACGATTTCAAGGTAACTGCAGACAACAATCAGTTGGGTGAGCTCAGATTTTACATGTACAATTCTAAAGGTTCATTCAATGATAATGCATATTTCGCATTCTACCAGGCTTTGGGTAATGTGAATAGTGCATTGAAGTCTATTGAAAGTGGCAAGGTTGAAGGCGATGCTGCCGAAATCAATGACTATAAAGGACAGCTTTTAGCTTGGAGAGGTATGTTGCACTTCGACTTGGCTCGTATGTTCTGCCACATCCCTACTACTGTTGAGAATCCTGCAAGCGAACTCGGTCTGGTTCTTTCTGACCAGGTATTTGACAAGGGTTACAAGGGTACTCGTACAGATTTGGCATCTACATACACATTCATTATCAAGCAGTTTACGGATGCGCTTCCTTTGTTTAAAAAGAAACCTGAAAATGGTTATTTCAACTATTATGCTGCTCTTGGTCTTCGTGCCCGTGCTTACCTCTATAATGGTCAGTATGCAGAGGCTTTGGCTGATGCTAAGGAAGTGATTGGTAAAGGTGGTTACAAAATGTTGAACCGCGACAATTACGTAGAGGCTTGGACAAAGGAGAAGGCAGATGAAACTATTCTGGAGTTCCTGCAGACAGAAAAATACAACCAGCAGCGTTATGCTCCAGGTTACTACTGTGATGCTAGTGGTTACTCAGAGAATGCTTTCAACGAGGAGGGTTACCTGTATAAGTATCTTGTAACTCAGATAGATTCGGTGAAAGATGATGCTGGTAAGGTTAAACAAGTAAATTATAAAGATATTCGTGCCGGCTTGGTTAAGAATCAGTCTGCAGCTAGCTATAAGAAGACTGCTGGTTTCTATCCTAACAAGTATCCGGGTCGTAACGGCAATCTCTATGTTAACAACACGAAGTTGCTCCGTCTCTCAGAGATGTATCTGATTGCAGCTGAGGCTCAGTGGCATCTTGATAACCCTGGTTCATACGATTTGGCAAAGACCAGTGCAAAAGCTGCTCAGTATATCAATGCTATCGACAAGAACCGTATTGCTGATTATACAGATAAGGCTTCTGTTACACTTGCAGACATTCTTCATGAATATGAAATCGAGATGTTCTGCGAGAACCAGATTACATTCGCTTACTGGCGTAATCATCAGAGTGTAACAAATCAGGCTAACCAAGAGATAAAGTATAATGATTATCGTACCATTATGGCTATCCCACAGTCTGAGATTGATTACAACAAGGCTCTTCAGCAGAATCCAGAATATTAA
- a CDS encoding ATP-binding protein has protein sequence MEEIRKYPVGMQTFSDIREGNYVYVDKTRYIVDFLRNGSKYVFLSRPRRFGKSLFVSTLQAYYEGRKELFDGLALGEYEKEWVKHPVLHFDMSTAKNQTPEGLEEMLGYMLSEYEQVYGRDELAVQPSQRLQSLVKRAYKQTGQKVVVLIDEYDASLLDVVHEKESLMPLRLVMRKFYSPLKYLDPWLKFTFITGITKFSQLSIFSEINNLDNISMFDQYSAICGISKTELLTAMKPDIELLAKSLGKTFDETVAELSSYYDGYHFSKKSEDVFNPFSLVKALRSKEIAAYWFSSGTPAYIINTLRKHHVGVMDIEQKSVGVDDFDVSPEQMTSALPLLYQSGYLTIKKYNPILQSYQLDYPNKEVRVGMVRSLAPNYLSPISLNNNSFIFDFLEQLYNNNMDGALQKMQAYLASISNRLANKNEKDFQTVFYLIFNLMGAYILVEEDSAIGRADAVLHMPDTIYVMELKFDKTAEEALQQIDDKGYLIPYSADGKRMVKVGINYNSQKRTIGEWKIVEG, from the coding sequence ATGGAAGAGATAAGAAAATACCCAGTAGGAATGCAAACTTTCTCTGATATACGAGAGGGTAATTATGTGTACGTAGATAAGACAAGGTATATTGTCGATTTCTTGCGTAATGGTTCTAAATATGTGTTTCTGAGTCGTCCAAGACGATTCGGTAAGTCGCTTTTTGTCTCTACGCTCCAGGCATATTATGAGGGCAGGAAGGAACTGTTTGATGGTTTGGCACTTGGCGAATATGAGAAAGAATGGGTGAAGCATCCTGTTCTTCACTTCGACATGAGTACTGCCAAAAATCAGACACCCGAAGGGTTAGAAGAGATGCTGGGCTACATGCTTTCAGAATACGAGCAGGTCTATGGACGTGACGAATTGGCGGTGCAGCCGAGCCAGCGTTTGCAGTCTTTGGTAAAGCGTGCCTATAAGCAGACGGGTCAAAAGGTGGTCGTTTTGATAGACGAATATGATGCTTCTCTCTTGGATGTCGTGCATGAGAAGGAAAGTTTGATGCCATTGCGCTTGGTTATGAGGAAGTTCTATAGCCCATTGAAATATCTCGACCCTTGGCTGAAATTTACCTTTATCACGGGTATCACCAAGTTCTCTCAGTTGAGTATCTTTAGCGAGATCAATAATTTGGATAATATCAGCATGTTCGATCAGTATTCTGCTATCTGTGGTATCAGCAAGACAGAACTACTGACGGCGATGAAGCCTGATATTGAGTTGCTAGCCAAGTCTTTGGGAAAAACTTTTGATGAAACGGTTGCCGAGTTGAGTTCATATTATGATGGTTATCATTTCAGTAAAAAATCAGAAGATGTGTTTAATCCGTTTAGTCTGGTTAAAGCGTTGAGAAGTAAGGAGATAGCAGCTTATTGGTTTAGTTCAGGTACTCCTGCATACATTATCAACACTTTACGCAAACATCATGTGGGGGTGATGGATATAGAACAGAAATCCGTAGGGGTGGATGATTTCGATGTCTCTCCTGAGCAGATGACTTCTGCTTTACCATTGCTTTATCAGAGCGGGTATCTTACCATCAAGAAGTATAACCCTATCTTGCAGAGCTATCAGCTGGATTATCCAAACAAGGAAGTGCGTGTAGGAATGGTTCGTTCCTTGGCTCCTAACTATCTCTCTCCAATATCGTTGAACAATAATAGTTTCATCTTCGACTTTTTGGAGCAACTATATAACAATAATATGGATGGTGCTTTGCAGAAAATGCAGGCTTATCTCGCCAGTATCTCCAATCGACTTGCCAACAAGAACGAGAAGGACTTCCAAACGGTCTTTTATCTCATTTTTAATTTGATGGGTGCTTACATCTTGGTGGAGGAGGATAGTGCAATAGGCAGAGCAGATGCCGTTCTTCACATGCCGGATACAATCTATGTGATGGAATTGAAGTTTGATAAGACGGCTGAGGAAGCTTTGCAACAGATTGATGACAAAGGCTATCTCATTCCTTATTCAGCTGACGGCAAACGAATGGTAAAAGTAGGAATCAACTACAACAGCCAGAAGCGAACCATTGGTGAATGGAAGATAGTAGAAGGGTAA
- a CDS encoding glycoside hydrolase family 2 TIM barrel-domain containing protein codes for MFLALLGSMVLYGHGEVRAQDASRWHNVDVNQQNRAPRRAAFFAFENQDKAQAFEKKNSANYLSMEGTWKFNFVKDYNKRPANFFAANFDDSQWKDFPVPGLFELNGYGDATYKNIGYAWATQFDPNPPYISELNNYTGSYRRTFDLPKDWKGKDVYFHVGSATSNLTLWVNGKYVGYSEDSKVAAEFNISKYLKPGKNLIAMQVMRWCDGSYFEDQDFWRFTGIAREVYLYARPKVHAADIRLDAGLENQYRDGVLNYQVALKGGKANVTLTLCDKDGKKIAEASGVQGTIKVPAVKAWTAETPYLYKAFITLKNKQGVSEVIPQKIGFRNVEIKNAQLLVNGKPLLIKGANRHEMDPDGGYVVSVERMIQDIKIMKQLNINAVRTCHYPDDPRWYDLCDEYGIYVTAEANLESHGMGYGEKSLAKFPEYLQTHIERNEGNVKTFINHPSIIVWSLGNEGGYGINFEKAYDWVKAYDQTRPVQYERGGYDSKTDIHCPMYIDYEESEKYCKSDGVKPYIQCEYAHAMGNSEGGFKEYWDLIRKYPKYQGGYIWDFVDQGLRDKSPITGKEIFTYGGDYGRYPASDYNFNCNGIIAPDRRLNPHAYEIQYWHQNVWIKDLDAVNGAFNIYNENFFKNIDDLHLTATIYANGVKLSTVEIPETKGIAPQTTKMVKSDALKYAIAEAETEHGKEEITVNFAFASDGTEPLVEKEQVIARQQFVINEYQFDKVDTPIATTSTKIPGKKGKLQSTSNIEVEETNSYVKVSAKRMSVTIGKKTGLIDYLDVDGEPILKFRESMKPEFWRAPTDNDYGASLQKELKVWKNPVMNLKSFDKSEMKDSVVLTATFEMPEVKAELVLRYRINAVGEVSVTEKMTTDKAAKIADLFRYGMVLDLPASFSKLEYYGRGPGENYIDRHSSTFIGKYESDVKDEYYPYIRPQESGNHTDIRYFSIFNPASGKGITFEGYAPMECSAIPYSIEDLDSGDKKEHAWGQHSGDLVDKGLTQVHIQQRQYGLGCIDSWMSKPMEKYRMHYGDREFRFVIKAK; via the coding sequence ATGTTTCTTGCCCTATTGGGTTCCATGGTTCTTTATGGTCATGGCGAAGTAAGGGCGCAAGATGCCAGCAGATGGCATAATGTAGATGTCAATCAGCAGAATCGTGCTCCTCGCCGTGCTGCGTTCTTTGCTTTCGAGAATCAGGATAAGGCTCAGGCTTTCGAGAAGAAAAATTCTGCCAACTACCTTTCTATGGAAGGTACTTGGAAATTTAATTTCGTCAAGGACTACAACAAGCGTCCTGCCAATTTCTTCGCTGCCAACTTTGATGATTCTCAATGGAAGGATTTTCCTGTACCTGGCTTGTTTGAACTGAATGGCTATGGCGACGCTACTTATAAGAATATCGGTTATGCCTGGGCTACCCAGTTTGACCCAAATCCTCCTTATATCAGCGAACTCAACAACTATACGGGTTCCTATCGCCGCACCTTTGACCTGCCTAAAGACTGGAAGGGCAAGGATGTATATTTCCATGTAGGTTCTGCTACCAGCAACTTGACTCTCTGGGTGAATGGCAAGTATGTGGGATATAGCGAAGACAGCAAGGTGGCTGCAGAGTTTAATATCTCCAAATATCTGAAACCAGGCAAAAATCTCATTGCCATGCAGGTGATGCGCTGGTGTGATGGTTCTTATTTTGAGGATCAGGACTTCTGGCGTTTTACAGGAATTGCCCGTGAGGTATATCTCTATGCCCGTCCGAAAGTTCATGCAGCCGATATCCGTCTGGATGCAGGTTTGGAAAATCAATACCGGGATGGTGTCCTGAACTATCAGGTAGCCTTGAAGGGTGGTAAGGCTAATGTTACTCTTACATTATGTGATAAGGATGGCAAGAAGATTGCTGAGGCTTCTGGTGTACAGGGTACTATCAAGGTGCCTGCGGTGAAGGCATGGACTGCAGAAACACCTTATTTATATAAGGCATTCATCACTTTGAAAAACAAGCAGGGTGTATCGGAGGTCATTCCTCAAAAGATAGGTTTCCGCAATGTGGAAATCAAGAATGCACAACTCCTGGTCAATGGAAAGCCTCTCCTAATCAAGGGTGCTAACCGTCATGAAATGGATCCTGATGGTGGCTATGTGGTCAGTGTGGAGCGCATGATTCAGGATATTAAGATTATGAAGCAGTTGAATATCAACGCTGTTCGTACCTGTCATTATCCTGATGATCCTCGCTGGTATGACCTCTGTGATGAATATGGAATCTATGTGACTGCCGAGGCAAACCTTGAATCTCATGGTATGGGATATGGTGAGAAATCTCTCGCCAAGTTCCCTGAATACCTCCAGACTCATATCGAGCGTAACGAGGGTAATGTGAAGACTTTCATCAACCATCCTTCCATCATCGTATGGAGTTTGGGTAATGAGGGTGGCTATGGTATCAACTTCGAGAAGGCCTATGACTGGGTGAAAGCCTATGATCAGACTCGTCCTGTGCAGTATGAGCGTGGTGGATATGACAGTAAGACCGATATTCATTGTCCGATGTACATCGACTACGAGGAGAGTGAGAAATATTGCAAGAGTGATGGCGTAAAACCTTATATCCAATGTGAGTATGCTCATGCGATGGGTAACTCAGAGGGCGGTTTCAAGGAGTACTGGGATCTGATTCGCAAATATCCTAAGTATCAGGGTGGATACATCTGGGACTTTGTAGATCAGGGTCTGCGTGACAAGAGTCCGATTACAGGCAAGGAAATCTTTACCTATGGTGGCGACTATGGGCGTTATCCTGCCAGTGACTACAACTTCAATTGCAATGGTATTATTGCTCCAGACCGCCGTTTGAATCCGCATGCCTACGAAATCCAGTATTGGCATCAGAATGTATGGATCAAGGATCTGGATGCTGTGAATGGTGCTTTCAATATCTATAATGAGAATTTCTTCAAGAATATTGACGACCTGCACCTTACTGCAACTATCTATGCCAATGGCGTGAAGTTATCTACTGTTGAGATTCCTGAGACTAAGGGTATTGCTCCTCAGACAACTAAAATGGTGAAGAGTGATGCTTTGAAGTATGCTATTGCTGAAGCAGAGACTGAACACGGTAAGGAGGAGATTACAGTCAATTTTGCCTTTGCCAGCGATGGTACAGAACCATTGGTAGAGAAAGAACAGGTGATAGCCCGCCAGCAGTTTGTCATCAATGAATATCAGTTTGATAAGGTAGATACTCCTATTGCAACGACTTCTACTAAGATTCCTGGTAAGAAAGGGAAACTCCAGAGTACTAGCAATATAGAGGTAGAGGAAACCAATAGCTATGTGAAGGTTTCTGCCAAGAGAATGTCGGTTACTATAGGCAAGAAGACGGGTTTGATAGACTATCTTGACGTGGACGGTGAACCTATCTTGAAATTCCGCGAGAGCATGAAGCCTGAATTCTGGCGTGCTCCTACTGATAATGATTATGGTGCTTCTTTGCAGAAGGAGTTGAAGGTTTGGAAAAATCCTGTAATGAACTTGAAGTCATTCGACAAGAGTGAGATGAAGGATAGTGTTGTTTTGACGGCTACCTTTGAAATGCCTGAGGTGAAGGCTGAGTTGGTACTTCGTTATCGCATCAATGCGGTAGGTGAGGTTTCTGTTACCGAGAAGATGACCACGGATAAAGCGGCTAAGATAGCTGACTTGTTCCGATATGGTATGGTATTGGATTTGCCTGCATCATTCTCTAAGTTGGAGTATTATGGCCGTGGTCCGGGGGAGAATTATATCGACCGTCATTCTTCTACCTTTATTGGCAAATATGAGTCGGATGTAAAGGATGAGTATTATCCTTATATTCGTCCTCAGGAGAGTGGCAACCATACAGATATCCGTTATTTCTCCATCTTCAATCCTGCATCAGGCAAGGGTATTACTTTCGAGGGTTATGCTCCGATGGAGTGCAGTGCCATTCCTTATTCTATTGAGGATTTGGATTCTGGCGATAAAAAGGAGCATGCTTGGGGACAGCATAGCGGTGATTTGGTTGACAAGGGCTTGACACAGGTACATATCCAGCAACGCCAGTACGGTTTAGGTTGCATCGACAGCTGGATGTCTAAGCCTATGGAGAAATACCGCATGCATTATGGCGACCGCGAATTCCGCTTCGTCATCAAGGCAAAGTAG
- a CDS encoding SusC/RagA family TonB-linked outer membrane protein — protein MFKRIALFVGGAILSCGVAFAQTSVTGKVVASEDGEPVIGASIKVAGTNTGTVTDVDGNFSLNVPAGSKLEITYIGMNPQTVKASSNMKIALTSDNKTLDEVVVVAYGTTTKASFTGSAAVMKDKDMSAAKSSLIKSLEGKMAGVNIGASTGDPGADQKVLIRGIGSLSGSTQPLYVIDGVPVSNSDMQSSGLRSQSILSSINPNDIESMTVLKDAAASSLYGSRAANGVIIITTKKGKEGKTHVNYDMQIGWSNIAKKSALETMNSAEMKQYWKDALQGYFVYYEGMDETAAAAAAAGEIPSWFYNYNTDETTDWYKEVYRTGLTTDHQVSINGGNDRTKFFTSFGYNKVEGTVKGSSFQRYSGRLNLDHKVTDWFKISAKEMLSFSDQSGFRDQSDQAQGFGSTAPMSVLFSMDPTAPVKNEDGSYNTKGSFSKAVSNPNLMFGQEGGEQAETLDSELMRSLTNVEGELKLPFDLTLRSIFGFDYMTNNTREFWAPNSGNGQSVNGMGQRWNYTSKTLTSSNTLNYARSFDKHNLTAMVGYEAEKRNLMALTASSHNYSTHKLPELSNGQANSNASYTKCATMMSWLGSVNYNYDNKYYLSGSYRRDGSSRLSSDNRWADFFSVSGAWRISSEKFLEGNNLFSDLKLRLSYGTNGNLPTDYYGYMGTYATTGGYGSEPGIYWSNISNPSLGWEKSHNFNVGLDWTLFNRVTLTFDYYNKLTKDLLFLSPTSYVTGFSSYWNNIGELKNQGLEFSISSQNIRTKDFTWTTDFNLTKQSIKVNKLPNGNDVQYGDGNMYILREGESMHTFFLPKAKGVNSETGLMEFWIDPEDESKGVTNEYNKAGSTIVGKGVPDWVGGMTNTFRYKDFDLSFMISYQFGADMFDYPGYFLTYSDGYRVGAFNVSKRVAGNYWQKPGDQTEFPRPIYGNPFRSDRFSTREIISTDNIRVRDITFGWTVPYFKKYISNLRVYFRATNPFLIYNAAKDIDPDVDINGYRQTDTPTTRQFLFGLNFSF, from the coding sequence ATGTTTAAAAGAATCGCTTTATTTGTGGGGGGGGCAATTCTCAGTTGTGGAGTAGCCTTTGCCCAAACATCTGTTACCGGTAAGGTAGTAGCTTCAGAGGATGGTGAGCCTGTTATTGGCGCATCAATCAAAGTAGCTGGTACTAATACGGGTACTGTTACGGATGTCGATGGAAACTTCAGTTTGAATGTTCCAGCCGGCTCCAAGTTGGAGATTACCTATATAGGTATGAATCCACAAACTGTTAAAGCAAGTTCTAACATGAAGATTGCTTTGACTTCTGACAACAAAACCCTGGACGAGGTCGTAGTTGTTGCTTATGGTACAACTACCAAGGCTTCCTTTACAGGTTCTGCAGCAGTAATGAAGGATAAGGACATGTCTGCAGCTAAGTCTTCACTCATCAAGTCGTTGGAAGGCAAAATGGCTGGTGTCAACATTGGTGCTTCAACAGGTGACCCAGGTGCTGACCAGAAGGTGTTAATCCGTGGTATCGGTTCTCTCAGCGGTTCTACCCAGCCATTGTATGTAATAGATGGTGTGCCTGTCTCTAACTCTGACATGCAGAGCAGCGGTCTCCGTTCACAGTCTATTCTTTCTTCTATCAACCCTAATGATATCGAAAGCATGACCGTATTGAAAGATGCTGCCGCATCTTCTCTCTATGGTTCACGTGCTGCCAATGGTGTCATCATCATCACTACCAAGAAGGGTAAGGAAGGTAAGACTCACGTAAACTATGATATGCAAATCGGTTGGAGCAATATTGCCAAGAAGAGTGCTTTGGAAACCATGAACAGCGCCGAGATGAAGCAGTATTGGAAGGATGCACTCCAGGGTTACTTCGTATATTATGAAGGTATGGATGAAACTGCCGCTGCTGCCGCTGCTGCAGGAGAAATTCCTAGCTGGTTCTACAACTATAATACAGACGAGACAACTGATTGGTACAAAGAGGTTTATCGTACAGGTTTGACTACCGACCATCAGGTATCTATCAATGGTGGTAATGACCGTACTAAGTTCTTCACCAGTTTTGGCTACAACAAGGTTGAAGGTACCGTAAAAGGCAGCTCTTTCCAGCGTTATAGTGGACGTTTGAACTTGGATCACAAAGTAACAGACTGGTTTAAAATTTCTGCCAAGGAGATGCTGTCATTCTCTGATCAGTCTGGTTTCCGTGATCAGAGTGACCAGGCACAGGGTTTCGGTTCAACAGCTCCAATGTCTGTACTCTTCTCTATGGACCCTACCGCTCCTGTAAAGAACGAGGATGGTTCATATAATACAAAAGGTTCTTTCTCAAAGGCAGTTTCAAATCCTAACCTGATGTTCGGTCAGGAGGGCGGTGAGCAAGCTGAGACTTTGGATTCTGAGTTGATGCGTAGCTTGACCAATGTTGAGGGTGAGCTCAAGTTGCCATTCGATTTGACATTGCGTTCCATCTTCGGTTTCGACTATATGACCAATAATACCCGTGAGTTCTGGGCTCCTAATAGTGGTAATGGTCAGTCGGTTAATGGTATGGGTCAGCGTTGGAACTACACCAGCAAGACTTTGACTTCATCCAACACTTTGAACTATGCCCGCAGCTTTGACAAGCATAATCTCACTGCGATGGTAGGTTATGAGGCAGAGAAGCGTAACTTGATGGCATTGACTGCCAGCTCTCACAACTACTCTACACATAAGTTGCCAGAGTTGTCTAATGGTCAGGCTAACAGCAATGCCAGCTACACCAAGTGTGCAACCATGATGTCTTGGTTGGGTAGCGTAAACTATAACTACGACAACAAGTATTACTTGTCTGGTAGCTATCGTCGTGACGGTTCTTCACGTCTTTCTTCAGACAACCGTTGGGCAGACTTCTTCTCAGTATCAGGTGCATGGCGCATCAGCAGCGAGAAGTTCCTCGAGGGCAACAACCTGTTCAGCGATTTGAAACTCCGTCTTTCTTACGGTACCAATGGTAACTTGCCAACAGACTACTATGGCTATATGGGTACATACGCAACAACCGGCGGTTACGGTTCTGAACCGGGTATCTATTGGAGCAACATCTCTAATCCTTCATTAGGCTGGGAGAAGTCTCACAACTTTAACGTAGGTTTGGATTGGACACTCTTCAACCGAGTAACTCTTACATTCGATTACTATAACAAGTTGACTAAGGATCTTCTCTTCCTTTCACCAACTTCTTATGTAACAGGTTTCAGTTCATACTGGAACAATATTGGCGAGTTGAAAAATCAGGGTCTTGAGTTCTCTATCAGTTCTCAGAATATCCGCACAAAGGATTTTACCTGGACCACAGACTTCAACCTTACCAAGCAGAGTATCAAGGTAAACAAGTTGCCTAATGGTAACGACGTTCAGTATGGCGACGGAAACATGTATATCCTCCGTGAGGGCGAGTCTATGCATACATTCTTCTTGCCAAAGGCTAAGGGTGTAAACTCTGAGACCGGTTTGATGGAGTTCTGGATTGATCCTGAGGATGAGTCTAAGGGTGTAACCAACGAGTATAACAAGGCTGGTAGCACCATTGTAGGCAAGGGTGTGCCTGACTGGGTTGGCGGTATGACCAATACCTTCCGCTATAAGGATTTCGACCTTTCGTTCATGATTTCATATCAGTTTGGTGCCGACATGTTCGATTATCCAGGTTACTTCCTTACCTATAGTGATGGTTATCGTGTGGGTGCATTTAATGTATCTAAGCGTGTGGCTGGCAACTACTGGCAGAAGCCAGGTGACCAGACCGAGTTCCCACGTCCTATCTATGGTAACCCATTCCGTTCTGATAGGTTCTCTACCCGTGAGATTATCTCAACAGACAACATCCGTGTGCGTGACATCACATTCGGTTGGACTGTGCCTTACTTCAAGAAGTATATCAGCAATTTGCGCGTTTATTTCCGTGCAACAAACCCATTCCTGATTTACAACGCAGCTAAGGATATTGATCCAGATGTTGATATCAATGGTTATCGTCAGACCGATACTCCTACAACACGACAGTTCTTGTTCGGTCTCAACTTTAGTTTTTAA